GTCGCCACCGATTTCAGCATGGACTGGATCCGCGCGCAATACGAGGCCGGGGCCAATACCCATCTTACACTAAACGACTCTTTTGGAACCGAGCTTGGCGGGCCTGGTGGAGGCGTCCTCATGGCTCCGAGCTGCCAACTTCTTCCGGCGACACCAGGTTTACATTTCAAAGCCTGGGTGGATGCGACCCATAAATACGGGAAGTATCCTTCGGGATCATGGAAACAGGGATGTTGAGTGCCCTAACATCTTGGTACTCAAGAACTATTGGATACCGGTAACGCGTTTCCAACAGGAACAGGGCAAGATCGATTCCTCCCGCCGGGATGTTGATCCGGGAACGCTGTGGCACCCCCGATCAAGCGATTTTAAAAAGTTTTCTTGACAATATTCAGTTTCAGTACTATATAGCCAGCAAGTAATATATGGGGCAGCCATGAAGACGCTTTCCGATCCCCAGCGCGTGAAGCTCGAAAAGATGCTTCAAAAAAGGACCCGTTGCATCTGCGAGGTTCATGCCGCGCCGGGAAGGCGTTGGCCTGGTGGGGGACTCTCCGCGAACTATTCCCTGACCGATGGCGGCAGCAGCACCGATGCAACGAACCTGCCGGTAAATATGATGCACCGGTTTGCGGACGCCCCGGAGATTCGGGAGCTGCTTAAGAGGAGCTGAGGCGTTCAGTGGGAGGATCTCTGCCGGACCCGTGCAATATTCTTCATATTTCCGCATCGCTATATGGTAAGATGGCCATCGAGGCCGTTTGTGCAGATTCGCACGACGTCAAAAAACTATGAAAAGCCTCTGTTGAAAGGAGATAAAAAATGGAAATCAAGATATTGGGACCCGGGTGCGTCAATTGTCAGAAGGTGGAAACACTCGTCAGGGAGACGGTTGCCGAGGCCGGTATTGTGGCGGATATCGAGAAGGTTAACGACACCATGAAGATTGTCCAATACGGCGTCTTCGGCACGCCGGCGGTGGTCGTGGACGGCCAGGTCAAGTCCGTGGGGAAGATCCCGAAGAAGGAGGAGATTCTGGCCTGGCTGGGTCAAGGGGGGGCTTAACGGCCTCGGGGAAATGATCTCTAAAGAACGGTCGTTTGCCGAGCGAGACCGATCCGAGGGGAAAATCTGGAGGAGTTTTATGATGAAAATGAATAGTTCCGCAGTTATGGCCGGCATCTTCTGCCTTCTGCTCCTGTTTGCACTGCCGCCGGCTCTCTTCGCCGCCGAGGAGGAAGTTCCCGTCAAAGGGATGGTCACGCTGGTCGATCTGGGTGCCGGAGAGTGTATTCCCTGCAAAATGATGGCGCCGATCCTGGCGAAGTTGAAAAATCAGTATGCCGGGAAGGCGGCTGTAATCTTCCTCGATGTCTGGAAGGACCAGGCGCCGGCCAGACGCTTCGGCATCCGAACCATTCCCACGCAGATCTTCTTCGATAAAAAGGGCAAGGAGGTTTACCGGCATGTGGGATTTCTGAGTGAGGAGGAGATCGTCCGCCGCTTCAAGGATATGGGCGTAAAATAGAAAGGGCAGCCATGCTGACGCCATTTTTTCTCACCATCAACGACTGGATCACCAGTGCGACCTATCTGGCAGGGCTGGGCTGTTTTTTGTGGGGAATGGTCAGCGTTCTTTTCAGTCCCTGCCACCTGGCCTCCATCCCGCTGGTCGTGGCCTACGTGGCCGGGCAGGATAATGTTCTGAAACCGAGGCAAGCCGCCCATTACGCCCTCCTTTTTACCGTGGGGCTGTTCATCACGATCGCCGCGATCGGCGTCATCTGCGCGCTCCTGGGCCGGATGCTCGGGGATGTGGGCAGTTACTGGCAGATCGCGGTCGGTCTCGTTCTGATCTGGGTCGCCCCGGGGAGCTGGGGGTGGAGAAGTGCAACCTCTCCGGCAGCCGGTTGCACCGGCTGAATGTCAAGGGCCGTCGCGGGGCTTTCCTGCTAGGACTGGCCTACGGGGTTCTTTCCGGCTCCTGCACGTTCGGCTTCATTGCCCCGATCCTGGCGATCATCACGGTCCAACAGAAGGTACTGACCGGCGTTCTGCTGATCCTGCTTTTTGCCCTCGGCCACTGCCTCCCCATCATGGTCGCCGGCAGCTCCACCGCGGTGGTTCGCCGCCTGACGGAAAGCGCGACCTGGATCGGTTCGGGGGGCTGGTTCCGCAAAGGCGCCGGGGTCGTCATCGGCCTTTTGGGGGTCTATTTCATCGGCAGTCCCTTTTTGATCGGGTAAATTCAATGGAACACAGCCACGAACCGCCAGCTTCGCTGAAAAAGGGGTTAATCCCCCTTTTCGGCGACGGAAACGGCATGGGGAACGTTGCCTTCTGGTTCCATCAACGCTACTTCATCGCCCAAACTCAGACAATAGCAACCCGCTGAAGGGAACCTTCTCTGCCGGTAACCAGCGAGAAAAGGGACTGACGATGCCTGTAGATTTATTGCTGACAACATTCCCTGACAGGGCAGAATTTAAAAGGGCCTTGACTGCTCTGGAAACCCTGGACGCCGAATATGAGCTTCTTGATCCGAGTTCGGCGCTGTCCCTGGTCGCGGCGCCGGCGCTCGTCATGACCCGGGAAGTCCGGGGTCGTCTGGAGGCGGCAGCGCCGACGGTCGTTTTTTCCGGCTGGATCGATTACCGTGCGTCCCTTGTGGAGATGCCCAACGACCCGGTGCCGCAAGAGCCATCTCCTGACGACTGTTTTCGGCATGCTGCGGTGATGTTTCTGGGCCCATGCGTTGCCGACGAAACGAAAATCAGGCTGATTGCGCACATAGAGGGCGATTTGGGGCCGGTTCTGCCTTACCTGAACGCTGTGATACCGCAGGCATCGTACACCCCCGCGGCAGAAACGCTTACCTATATGGACGGATACAGGATGATCGCCCTTTACCGCCACCGCATCACCATCGCCAAGGCGGACGATATTCTGGATGCCTGGCGAACCCTCGAAGAGATTCGCCAACTGGCGATGCAGACATGGAGCGACCGAAACTCGATCTCGGCTTCCTTCGAAAGCCGGAGGAAGCCGCCGGCTTTCGAAATTTTCAAACGGCTGCCCCGGACGAACTGCGGCTTATGCGGCGAGCCGACCTGTCTCGCTTTTGCTGTAAAGGTCTGGGCGGGAGAAATCCCCGTAAGCCTGTGCTTCCCTGTCTTTCAGGAAGGCGGGATTTTTCAGCGCTTGCGAGAACCCTTGCTTGAAATCTGTGCCGGGATGGGGATAATGAAAACGTCAATAAACCCGAGAAAATAATGGCGGAGGTGGAATATGTCACAATTTGAAATAATGGGATGAACTAAATGAGGCGATTGCGAACTGCCGACAGTTAGTCGGCGCATGCTGAAATTTTCTGACAGTACACAGGTCCGCGTTAATGGGTTGGTCGAGATAATGGCCGATCTTTACTCTAATGGCAGACAGGCCAACCAGGAGGCCGCCGAAGAGATTATCAACAGGCTGGAGGGAAAAAACTATATTCCCTCGTCTTACCTCGCCCGGAAAGAGTATATTTATGTCCTGTTGAAGGAGTACGAGGAGTACATAAAAGGTAGAGTCGACAGCAACCCGCAACAGGGGATTATTCCGGGGAGATAATACCATTTTGCGGAGGGCGTATGCAGTACCTGGATCAGGAAAGGTTGTCTGCGCCGGCAAATGAACTGGGCGACGCCGAGCTCATACTATTTAAAACTGGCTTACGTTAACTTGAAAATGCGTACATAAATTATTGATATGCAATGGTTTATTTTTTTCAAAATCGCCACGGACGCGGCGGAGCGCGTCCCTCCAGACAAATTTTATGAACATTAAACTGCGTTTTCAGCCTTCGTGGTGCCTTCTCTGGGATATTCGGTAGTTCTCTCCCTAATATATGCAAATACTGAAATATAAATAAGCAAAGACAAAGGTTGGGAAAGCTATTGATTATTCTTGTTATATTTGTAACTAAAATTATTTCTTGACAAGGCCTTAGACGAGGCCTATATTCCTACACGGAAATATAAAGGAGATGTCATGAAGGAAGTTGTTGCTCGGGCAAAGGAATGAAATTTCTGACTGAAGAAAAACAATATGCAAAATCCAGACTCATTCTCTTCACGGTCATGATCGGCGCGTTCATGTCCATGTTCGACAGCGGGGTGGTCAACGTCGGCCTTCCTGTCATTGCCGAGCAGTTTCGGACGGATATCAGCGCCGTGCAGTGGATCGTTTCGATTTATCTGCTGGTGATGTCGGCGCTGCTGCCGATTCTGGGTACCGTGGCCGACCACTTCGGCCGCCGCAAGATTTACAATACGGGATTTTTCGTGATCTCGATCTTCACTTTGCTCTGTGGTTTTTCTACAAACCTGCCCATGCTGATCGTTATGCGGATTCTTCAAGCCGTCGGCGGAGCGATGGTGATGGCAAACGGGATGGCGATTGCTACCGAAAATTACCCGTCTTCCGAAAGAGGCAGAAATCTCGGGTTGTTGGTGACAATGATGGCCATCGGGAGCATCGCCGGGCCGCCGTTAGGCGGGATAGCGATCGGCCTCTGGGGGTGGCGGTCGGTCTTTTACCTGACCTTTCTCGTCTCCATCGTCGGGTTCATCGTTTCCTATATCTCCATTCCCCGCGACCGAAAAACCCGCAAGGTCGGCTATCGATTTGACCTCGTCGGCTCTCTGTTGCTGGTCGTCTCGGTCGTCACGTTCATCTACGGGTTTTCCAATGTCGCCGGCATGGGCATCGGAACCCCGCTGGTCTTTACGAGCGTTTTGGTCTTCGCGGCGTCGTTCATTCTTTTTATCGTCATTGAAAAGCGAAAGATGCATCCCGTGGTCCATCTGGACCTTTTTCAAAATTGGATTTTTTCAACCTCGGTCATTGCCTCATTGCTTTCCTTTGTGACGATGTTCGCCCCGGCCGTTTTGATCCCTTTTTATTATCAAAAAGTTCTGGGAATTTCGCCCCAAACGGCCGGTATGTACATGATGGCGTTTCCGGTGGCGATGGCGGTGGTGTCGCCCTTCAGCGGCGCCCTATCCGATAAGATCGGTTCAGCCATTCTGACGACGGCGGGGTTGGTCATCAACGGAATTGCGTTGATTTTGCTGGCAAATATCAACCTGCAAACCCCGATTGTGCTGATTTTGATCTATGTGGCCCTCATGGGGCTGTCGCTGGGGCTGTTTCAGTCGCCCAACAACAGCGGGATCATGGGGAGCGTTCCCAAAAATAAGCTCGGGGCGGCCAACGGGATTACGCAATTGATAAAAAATATCGGCATGGTGATCGGGATTGCTTTTTCGGTTTCCCTCTTTACCGCGTTTTTGGGGACAAGTCCCATCCAGGACGGATCGGCGTTTCTTCAAAGCGCCAAATATGTGTATTATATCGCTGCCGGATTGAGCTTTGTTGGCGCGATGGTTTCGGCGGTTCGCAATAAACGGTTGAAAATTATGGAGGAGTGAAAAGTGAAGCAAGAAGTTTCTGATGAGAGCAATGGCGCCGGATCTCTCGACGGGGTCATTAGCGAGGGGGATTGTCGCCATTGACGGTTGTCCGATGCATTGCGCCCTGAAAACACTAAAAAAGGCCGATTTTGAAGTGGATAAACACATGACCCTTTCCAAGGACTTGGAGATACCGAAAAATTTCAACTTGAATTCGGCAACCGACGCGGCGAAGATCGCCAAGGCGATAGAACAGGGAATCATTGAAGTTTATAACAAATAACAAGAGGAACACCGACATGGGACACGAACATGACCACGACCCCGGCCCCGGTCACAACCGCAGTCACGAACAGCCGGAGTCGCTGAAGAATCTGATCCTCGCCATCATAATCAATGGGGGGATCGTAGCTTTCGAAATGGTCCTCGGCCTGATCATTCAGAGCATGGCGCTGATCTCGGACGCCGTCCACAACCTGAGCGACATCGCTCACATGCTCTTCAGCTACTGGGCGGAGAAGGTTGCCCACCGTCCCGCGAATGAACGGAAAACCTACGGCTATCGGAAAATCGAGTTCATCGCCGCCTTCGTCAACAGCATCGGTCTGTCCGTTGTGATTGCCTTTGTCTTCTGGGAGACCCTCAAGAGGTTCACAGCGCCGACGGAAGTTCCCGGTCAGGTGATGCTCTGGGTCGCCGTCGTGGCCTTTGTCGGGAACGGGGCGGCCACTTTCCTGCTGCAGAAGATTTCGGCGCGGAATATCAATATGAAAAGCGCCTGGCTCCATTCGCTCCAGATCCTGCCCGCCTCGGCAGGGGAGATGGAGCATTGCAACCACTGCAATTGAGAAGTATCACGCGTGATCTTTACCGTGTCCCTGCTTCAGGAGGGAAAAATGGAAAAAGAGCGAGTATTGAAAGGGGATAAATTGATTCACGGCTATACGCTGGAATTGATTGAACCGCCCTGCAGCCCGGGAGCGAAAGAATGGACTGCAAAGGCGCATCTCGAAGACAATATTGCCGGCTTGCTGCCCTATCTGAACGCCGAATTCATGAAGGCGTTAAAAATCCCTTTTGCCGTCAAAGTAGGCAAACTGAACATGCAGAAGGTGTATTTGGGAAACACAATGACCGCTTTTTTGCAGCGTCTTTTGCCATTCTCTGGCATAACTCCTTGTTTGCAAATAGCGGAGATAATATCAGTTTATTAAATTCCTTGCTGTATGGATCGGCATTCCGGGCATTGACCAATTTTTTTTCCGAAATAACCGATTTGTTCTTCAAAAACGAATGAAGAAAAGGTTTTCAGATAACAATCGGCATCATTCTGATGTTAGTTTCATTCAAGTTGATCTGAACCCCGTACATGATTTCATGAACGATTTTGGTCAATAAGTTTGAGCCAGAGGGGAATAATTTAAGGAGCGCCTCTCGTCCAGACGGAGGGGCGGGTATCGCGGCGAGCAGGCAGGCCCGAGGAGGCGATGTTGGATTTTTGGAGCGGCAAGACACCCTGCTGGGACTTTCTGGGGTGTCCGGAGCAGGTGTATTCCCGGTGTGCGGCCTATCGACGCCGGGAACGACCCTGTTGGGAGGTTGCGGACACTCAGTGCAGGAAGATCCTCAATTTCGACTGGGAATGTCGGGATTGCAAAGTATTCAGGCTGTACGACCGTTCCGATGAGTGACCGCAAGAGAATGCACTCATGAAAGAAAGTTGAGGTATGCTGTTGGAAAGTCGCTTTCGGTGCGCTTCAGTTCAGGACGCGGATTGCCGTCGGCAAAATGAAATTGTCGATTGGAATACCACCCTTTAGCCGTACTTACAAAGAAAAATAGAGGTTCATACGGTTGATGCGCACTTTTTGATTTTACTGAAATAGATCAGCCCTGACTGCTCGCTTTCATACCCTACGAGTCAATGACGCTCATTGACGAATTTGGGTGAGGATTACCGCTTATAATCACGCCTCACCAAATTTAAGACCCTTTGGTGTCATTATGATCTTCCGGGTTCCTATTGGAGTGCACCCAGCTCCTTGCATATGGAGTGATATTTCTCTTTCATAGATATCTCTGATAGAAGTCATCAACGATTTCAATCAGATCTGGCGTCAGGCGTTCCCGGGCCTGTTTTTTGATGCTTTCGGGCACCCCACCGTAGAACGCCTCGGCGATTCCTCCTGTAATGCACGCCAGGGTGTCGCTGTCGCCGCCCAAGGAAACGGCGTTACGAATGGCGTCCTCATAGGTCGTCGAATCCAGAAACGCAACGATCGCCTCCGGCACCGTTCCCTGGCACGACACGTCAAAGGCGTAGCCGGGACGAATCTCGTCCACGGTGCGGTTCAGGTCATAGCCAAACTGTACGGCGATGCGGTTCCGGATCTGTTCTTTGTCCTTTCCCGTTCTTGCAAGAAAGATCGCGATCGCCGCTGCCTGCGCCCCCTTGATGCCCTCCGGGTGGTTGTGGGTCACTTCGGCAGTCAACTTGGCCTGTCGTAGGACTTCCTCTTCCGTAGCAAAGGCAAAACCCACGGGACTCACGCGCATCGCCGCACCGTTTCCCCAGCTGCCGTAGGGACGCGGGGTATCGGAGGAAAGCCAAAGGAAGAATTCGCCGCCGTAACCGGCCTGCGCATAGCGCCTACCCATGTCATGGAGGGCTTCTCCGTAAGGCCGTCCATGACAAATGGCACGGCCAATCGCCGCCGTCAGGACCGTATCGTCGGTGAAGCGACTAAGGTCGGTAAAGAGGCCAAACTCCTTGGTCTTAATCGGTCGATGTTCGTAAACCGACCCGATAATGTCTCCCGCGATGGCGCCAATCATCTCCTGCTCCCTCCCTCTGATAAGCGTCACCTTTGTCAACGGACCATTGAAAGTGCGCCATTTGTCTGTCCTTTCGTCGCAAAACCATGACCCGCTGCGGGGAGATCATGGTCTGTCGTAGGTTCCTACAAGGCGATTCATGCCGAGCACATGGGGCTCGATGCGCTCCAGCAGTTGCCAAAGGGTAAGATCGTTGTCCAGGTTGAGTTCCGCATCCAGGGCGAACAGGCAGAAGAAATAGTGGTGCACCCCATGCCCATTGGGTGGCATTGGCCCCATGTAGCCGGTGTTGCCGCGGCCGTTCAGCCCTCTGGTGTATTCTGAGACTCCTTCGGACAAACCGGTCACCAAGCCCGGAATGTTATAGAGAACCCAGTGGACAAAACCATAGGCGCCTTCAGGCGAAACCAGGGGGGCGTCGGGGTCATGGCAGGTGACTGCAAAAGAGCGCGTTCCTTCCGGAACTTGCCTCCATTGCAGTGGCGGCGATACGTCCCGTCCTTCGCCGGTGTACTTTGCCGGGATCCTTTCGAGGTGTTTAAATGCGGTGCTTTCCAGTTTCAATTTTGATAAAGCAAATCCCATGATATTCCTCCTTACTAAACAAGATCGGGCAATTGCCGCGAGCGGATGAGGGCGCCGCAGAGCTTGTAGAGGATGCGGGCGCCGACGTTGCCGTCCCATTCTCCATGCTTTCCCGGGGCCACTTCGCACAGATCGAACCCCACAATCCATCTTTCGCTTTCGGCCAACCGCTCGATCAGATAGACACCCTGTTGATAGGTCAAGCCGCCGGGGACCGGGGTTCCTGTGCAGGGACAGTTTGTGGGATCCAAACCATCAATATCGAATGACACATAGACATTCTGCGGCAATGCCGCGATGATCCCGTCGACGATCGTCTTATAGGCGCCGCCTTCCGCCAGGGCGCGGAAGATTTCATCGCTGTAGAATGTCGTGATCCCTGTGTGAGCTGCCGCGAGGCGATGCTCGGCCTGGGAAAAGTCGCGAACGGCGACGGAGACAAGCTGGGTGACCACAGGGATCTCCTGCAGGGCATTGAACATGATCGATGCGTGGGAATGAATGAATTCTTCGTAGGCATCCCGCAGGTCATGATGCGCATCGATATGCAGAATCCCAAACCCCGCTTTGTCGAAACGCTGCGCCAGGGCCTTGAGCAGGCCGAGCGGCGTGCTATGGTCGCCGCCGATCAGGCCGACGCATTTGCCCTTCTCCAGCCAGCGGTTGGCGAGATCTTCGGTCCTTTGCATCACTTCCCGGGTTGCCTCGTTCACCTTGGCAAGTGCCTTGGAATCGACCTTTGCCGGGCCCTCGGACTCGATCGTTGCCCCGAAGATGCCCCCCTCCTGTGAGGCCGGCAGTCCCAGTGCCAGGTGTTTCAATGCGTCTCTCGTTTTCTTTGAAGCCATGGTATCTCCTTTTCCCCGGTGCCTCCCGGGCGATGCGTCCCCGCTACGCCGCCTCGGTCGATTTTTGGCAAGGCAAGATCCCTTTTGCGTCCATCGACCCTTCCGGAAGGTCTTTCCTGCGGAAAAGATGTTCGGGAATGAATCGCGTCCTTTGGTCCGCATGCGTGACGATGAGCCGATGCATGGCGCGCGTGCAGGCCACGTAAAGCAGGTTTCTGTCCAGTGCGGTTGCGTAGTGATCCGCCGTCGCCTGGGGCACGAGAACCTGGTCGAATTCCAGTCCCTTGGCCAGATGGGCGGTGCAAATCACCGCGCCCTGCCGGAAGGTCGTGCTGCCGGCGGTCAGCCGATGCACACCCGGCGTCGTCGCCTGGAGGTCCCGGTGCAGTTGCTCCGCCTGCCGGTCCGTCTTGCAGATGATCCCCAGGGTGCGGTAGCTGCGTTCCGCAAATCCGGCGATCGCCTGCCCGATATAATCCCTTTCCGATTGAAGGTTTTGAAAAGCCAAAACCAGGGGCGCCTCCCCGTGGCGCTCGACGGGAACCAGGTCGGCGTTGGGCGAGATGCCCTGGGCGAACTGGGTGATTTCGTAGCTCGATCGGTAGCTCTTGCAGAGTTTGACCACCTCCGCCTGCCGGAAGACCTGGCTGATCGTCTCGGCCGACGAGGCGCTGAAGGGGTTGACGGACTGGTTCACGTCCCCGAGGATCGTTTTTTCGCAGGGGAAGAGCCGGGCGATCACGGCGTACTGCACCGGCGTGTAGTCCTGCATTTCGTCGATCAGCAGATGCTTGACCTGCCGGCGCCGAACCGGCTCCCCGTCCAGGAGCAGCTTGAGATAGATGAGGGGGAAGAC
This DNA window, taken from Syntrophobacterales bacterium, encodes the following:
- a CDS encoding MFS transporter, giving the protein MKFLTEEKQYAKSRLILFTVMIGAFMSMFDSGVVNVGLPVIAEQFRTDISAVQWIVSIYLLVMSALLPILGTVADHFGRRKIYNTGFFVISIFTLLCGFSTNLPMLIVMRILQAVGGAMVMANGMAIATENYPSSERGRNLGLLVTMMAIGSIAGPPLGGIAIGLWGWRSVFYLTFLVSIVGFIVSYISIPRDRKTRKVGYRFDLVGSLLLVVSVVTFIYGFSNVAGMGIGTPLVFTSVLVFAASFILFIVIEKRKMHPVVHLDLFQNWIFSTSVIASLLSFVTMFAPAVLIPFYYQKVLGISPQTAGMYMMAFPVAMAVVSPFSGALSDKIGSAILTTAGLVINGIALILLANINLQTPIVLILIYVALMGLSLGLFQSPNNSGIMGSVPKNKLGAANGITQLIKNIGMVIGIAFSVSLFTAFLGTSPIQDGSAFLQSAKYVYYIAAGLSFVGAMVSAVRNKRLKIMEE
- a CDS encoding sulfite exporter TauE/SafE family protein; this encodes MEKCNLSGSRLHRLNVKGRRGAFLLGLAYGVLSGSCTFGFIAPILAIITVQQKVLTGVLLILLFALGHCLPIMVAGSSTAVVRRLTESATWIGSGGWFRKGAGVVIGLLGVYFIGSPFLIG
- a CDS encoding thioredoxin family protein, with translation MAGIFCLLLLFALPPALFAAEEEVPVKGMVTLVDLGAGECIPCKMMAPILAKLKNQYAGKAAVIFLDVWKDQAPARRFGIRTIPTQIFFDKKGKEVYRHVGFLSEEEIVRRFKDMGVK
- a CDS encoding arginase family protein is translated as MASKKTRDALKHLALGLPASQEGGIFGATIESEGPAKVDSKALAKVNEATREVMQRTEDLANRWLEKGKCVGLIGGDHSTPLGLLKALAQRFDKAGFGILHIDAHHDLRDAYEEFIHSHASIMFNALQEIPVVTQLVSVAVRDFSQAEHRLAAAHTGITTFYSDEIFRALAEGGAYKTIVDGIIAALPQNVYVSFDIDGLDPTNCPCTGTPVPGGLTYQQGVYLIERLAESERWIVGFDLCEVAPGKHGEWDGNVGARILYKLCGALIRSRQLPDLV
- a CDS encoding ADP-ribosylglycohydrolase family protein, which produces MIGAIAGDIIGSVYEHRPIKTKEFGLFTDLSRFTDDTVLTAAIGRAICHGRPYGEALHDMGRRYAQAGYGGEFFLWLSSDTPRPYGSWGNGAAMRVSPVGFAFATEEEVLRQAKLTAEVTHNHPEGIKGAQAAAIAIFLARTGKDKEQIRNRIAVQFGYDLNRTVDEIRPGYAFDVSCQGTVPEAIVAFLDSTTYEDAIRNAVSLGGDSDTLACITGGIAEAFYGGVPESIKKQARERLTPDLIEIVDDFYQRYL
- a CDS encoding putative zinc-binding protein, with the translated sequence MRAMAPDLSTGSLARGIVAIDGCPMHCALKTLKKADFEVDKHMTLSKDLEIPKNFNLNSATDAAKIAKAIEQGIIEVYNK
- a CDS encoding TM0996/MTH895 family glutaredoxin-like protein → MEIKILGPGCVNCQKVETLVRETVAEAGIVADIEKVNDTMKIVQYGVFGTPAVVVDGQVKSVGKIPKKEEILAWLGQGGA
- a CDS encoding YbhB/YbcL family Raf kinase inhibitor-like protein gives rise to the protein MGFALSKLKLESTAFKHLERIPAKYTGEGRDVSPPLQWRQVPEGTRSFAVTCHDPDAPLVSPEGAYGFVHWVLYNIPGLVTGLSEGVSEYTRGLNGRGNTGYMGPMPPNGHGVHHYFFCLFALDAELNLDNDLTLWQLLERIEPHVLGMNRLVGTYDRP
- a CDS encoding cation diffusion facilitator family transporter — its product is MGHEHDHDPGPGHNRSHEQPESLKNLILAIIINGGIVAFEMVLGLIIQSMALISDAVHNLSDIAHMLFSYWAEKVAHRPANERKTYGYRKIEFIAAFVNSIGLSVVIAFVFWETLKRFTAPTEVPGQVMLWVAVVAFVGNGAATFLLQKISARNINMKSAWLHSLQILPASAGEMEHCNHCN
- a CDS encoding cytochrome c biogenesis protein CcdA encodes the protein MLTPFFLTINDWITSATYLAGLGCFLWGMVSVLFSPCHLASIPLVVAYVAGQDNVLKPRQAAHYALLFTVGLFITIAAIGVICALLGRMLGDVGSYWQIAVGLVLIWVAPGSWGWRSATSPAAGCTG